A genomic region of Lagenorhynchus albirostris chromosome 18, mLagAlb1.1, whole genome shotgun sequence contains the following coding sequences:
- the ATP4B gene encoding potassium-transporting ATPase subunit beta, whose amino-acid sequence MAALQEKKSCSQRMEEFRHYCWNPDTGQMLGRTPSRWVWISLYYVAFYVVMTGVFALCIYVLMCTVDPYTPDYQDQLKSPGVTLRPDVYGEKGLDISYNVSDNRTWTGLTQALHHFLAGYSPAAQEANINCTAERYFFQESFLAPNHTKFSCKFTADMLQNCSGRPDPTFGFEEGKPCFIIKMNRIVNFLPGNNTAPRVDCAFLDQHPDAPALQVEYFPPKGVYSLHYFPYYGKKAQPHYSNPLVAAKLLNAPVNREVVIVCKILAEHVTFDNPHDPYEGKVEFKLKIQK is encoded by the exons ATGGCGGCACTGCAGGAGAAGAAGTCATGCAGCCAGAGGATGGAGGAGTTCCGGCACTACTGCTGGAACCCGGACACGGGCCAGATGCTGGGCCGGACGCCGTCCCGCTGGG TGTGGATCAGCCTCTATTACGTGGCCTTCTACGTGGTCATGACCGGCGTCTTCGCCCTGTGCATCTACGTGCTCATGTGCACGGTCGACCCGTACACCCCCGACTACCAGGACCAGCTCAAGTCGCCAG GGGTGACCTTGAGGCCAGACGTCTACGGGGAGAAAGGCCTGGACATCTCCTACAACGTGTCTGACAACAGGACCTGGACAGGACTAACGCAGGCCCTGCACCACTTCCTGGCAG GCTACTCACCCGCGGCCCAGGAGGCCAACATCAACTGCACGGCCGAGAGGTACTTCTTCCAGGAGAGCTTCCTGGCCCCGAACCACACCAAGTTCTCCTGCAAGTTCACAGCAGACATGCTGCAAAACTGCTCGGGCCGGCCGGACCCCACCTTCGGCTTTGAGGAAGGAAAGCCGTGTTTCATCATCAAGATGAACAGG ATCGTCAACTTTCTCCCCGGCAACAACACGGCCCCCAGGGTGGACTGCGCCTTCCTG GACCAGCACCCGGATGCCCCGGCCCTGCAGGTGGAGTACTTCCCACCCAAAGGCGTCTACAGCCTACACTACTTCCCCTACTACGGGAAGAAGGCCCAG CCCCACTACAGCAACCCGCTGGTGGCCGCGAAGCTCCTCAACGCCCCCGTGAACAGGGAGGTCGTCATCGTGTGCAAGATCCTGGCGGAGCACGTGACCTTCGACAACCCCCACGACCCCTACGAGGGGAAGGTGGAGTTCAAGCTTAAAATCCAGAAGTAG
- the GRK1 gene encoding rhodopsin kinase GRK1, with translation MDFGSLETVVANSAFIAARASFDASSGPTSRDRKYLARLKLPPLSKCGALQASLDLGFESVCSEQPIGKRLFQQFLQAQEQHVPALELWRDIEVYNTAGDDLRPQKAQAIRAEYLDPQAKLFCGFLDKEMVAQVREGPAGAGDGLFQPLLQATLAHLSQAPFQQYLDSLYFQRFLQWKWLEAQPVGEDWFLDFRVLGRGGFGEVSACQMKATGKMYACKKLNKKRLKKRKGYKGAMVEKKILAKVHSRFIVSLAYAFETKTDLCLVMTVMNGGDIRYHIYNVDEENPGFPEARALFYTAQIISGLEHLHQRGIIYRDLKPENVLLDDDGNIRISDLGLAVELKEGQTKTKGYAGTPGFMAPELLRGEEYDFAVDYFSLGVTLYEMIAARGPFRARGEKVENKELKQRVLEEAVTYPDKFSQACKDFCEALLQKDPERRLGFRDGSCDGLRASPLFRDISWRQLEAGMLTPPFVPDSRTVYAKNIQDVGAFSTVRGVAFDKEDTEFFQEFATGTCPIPWQEEMIEKGIFGDLNVWRPDGQMPDDMKGISVQEAAPSSKSGLCLVC, from the exons ATGGATTTCGGGTCCCTGGAGACGGTGGTGGCCAACTCGGCCTTCATTGCTGCCCGGGCCAGCTTCGACGCGAGCAGCGGCCCGACCTCCCGGGACAGGAAGTACCTGGCCCGGCTCAAGCTGCCCCCGCTGTCCAAGTGCGGGGCGCTGCAGGCGAGCCTGGACCTGGGCTTCGAGAGCGTGTGCTCGGAGCAGCCCATCGGCAAGCGGCTCTTCCAGCAGTTCCTGCAGGCCCAGGAGCAGCACGTGCCGGCCCTGGAGCTCTGGAGGGACATCGAGGTCTACAACACCGCCGGTGACGACCTCCGGCCGCAGAAGGCCCAGGCCATCCGGGCCGAGTACCTGGACCCCCAGGCCAAGCTCTTCTGCGGCTTCCTGGACAAGGAGATGGTGGCGCAGGTCCGGGAGGGGCCGGCGGGGGCCGGGGACGGGCTCTTCCAGCCCCTCCTGCAGGCCACCCTGGCGCACCTGAGCCAGGCCCCCTTCCAGCAGTACCTGGACAGCCTGTACTTCCAGCgcttcctgcagtggaagtggctGGAGGCCCAGCCCGTGGGCGAGGACTGGTTCCTGGACTTCAGGGTCCTGGGGCGGGGAGGCTTTGGGGAGGTGTCTGCCTGCCAGATGAAGGCCACCGGGAAGATGTACGCCTGCAAAAAGCTGAACAAGAAGCGGCTGAAGAAGAGGAAGGGGTACAAG GGCGCGATGGTGGAGAAGAAGATTCTTGCCAAAGTCCACAGCAGGTTCATCGTGTCTCTGGCCTACGCCTTTGAAACCAAAACCGACCTCTGTCTGGTGATGACCGTCATGAATGGAGGCGACATAAG GTACCACATCTACAACGTGGACGAGGAGAACCCCGGCTTCCCGGAGGCGCGCGCCCTCTTCTACACGGCCCAGATCATCAGCGGCCTAGAGCACCTGCACCAGCGAGGAATCATCTACCGAGACCTCAAGCCCGAGAACGTGCTCCTGGACGACGACG GCAACATCCGAATTTCTGACCTTGGGCTGGCCGTGGAGCTGAAGGAAGGGCAGACCAAGACCAAGGGCTATGCGGGGACGCCAG GCTTCATGGCCCCGGAGCTCTTGCGGGGTGAGGAGTATGACTTTGCCGTGGATTACTTCTCCCTGGGGGTCACGCTGTACGAGATGATCGCGGCCAGAGGCCCCTTCCGAGCCCGCGGAGAGAAG GTGGAGAACAAGGAACTGAAGCAGCGGGTCCTGGAGGAGGCGGTCACCTACCCCGACAAGTTCAGCCAGGCCTGTAAGGACTTCTGCGAGGCGCTGCTGCAGAAGGACCCCGagaggcgcctgggcttcagggACGGCTCCTGTGATGGGCTCCGCGCCAGCCCCCTCTTCAGAGACATCAGCTGGCGGCAGCTGGAGGCCG GGATGCTGACCCCCCCCTTCGTCCCAGACTCCAGGACTGTCTATGCAAAGAACATCCAGGATGTGGGTGCCTTTTCCACAGTCAGAGGTGTGGCCTTTGACAAAGAGGACACAGAATTCTTCCAGGAATTCGCCACCGGCACCTGCCCCATCCCCTGGCAGGAGGAGATGATCGAGAAGGGCATCTTTGGGGACCTGAACGTGTGGCGGCCTGACGGGCAGATGCCCGACGACATGAAGGGGATCTCCGTGCAGGAGGCGGCCCCCTCGTCCAAGTCGGGGTTGTGTCTGGTTTGCTAG